The Palaemon carinicauda isolate YSFRI2023 chromosome 38, ASM3689809v2, whole genome shotgun sequence genomic interval CGTCGGCGACGTAGCCGCCGTGGTGATCGGCGGTGAAGGTGACGATCTGGGTGCGACCATCGGGGAGGGCTACGCGGTACGACCCGGAGGTGACCTGTCCGTCGCTGCTCTCGTCGTGAGCGAAGTCGTTGCCGGtgtagtcgtccttgacggcgtagGAGAATGCGTAGGGCATTCCTGGCTCCTTGTAGGATGGAGGGGCCCCATACGCTGGACGGGAGTCGGGAGCTGGAGCGGAGCAAGCTACGGCCACGAGGGCGGCGATGACGAAGAGCTGGAAAGGAGGAAGGAGATCAGTTTCAGGATTTCGGATTTTGTTTTCTTAAAACCGTTTTTGGTTTGTTGAAACACATTGAACGATGTACATGGTAGTGAATTGAATGTGTTGGTGATAAGACATCTTGATTATCACAGCTAAGGGGAAGAAGTGTATGGTTGgaatattatatagtttatatgcatatatatgcacagttggacactggaattcCTGGTACACTGCGCTCAGACctgtgtaccctgtcacacccttactaggCGGCGAGTTCCTGTATGCAGCCCTGCCCACCTCCTCTGCCATCTTTCCTTATACCATATG includes:
- the LOC137630187 gene encoding cuticle protein 19-like, producing the protein MSAKLFVIAALVAVACSAPAPDSRPAYGAPPSYKEPGMPYAFSYAVKDDYTGNDFAHDESSDGQVTSGSYRVALPDGRTQIVTFTADHHGGYVADVAYEGEASYPPPAKPSYGPPPPAYA